Proteins from a genomic interval of Lysobacter arenosi:
- a CDS encoding alpha-2-macroglobulin family protein, producing MRSLVAAVMAVTLLCAGCKRDADGQLPAVSGEAVQGKREAVQGFALVAAYPDQKADEQMAIALEFSRPLVGSQDFDELISVTDAKGAVIKGSWVLSDDAKVLRFPHVDASRDYVIAIKGGLTAAAGDRLGQPLRKQVHTGPLDPVVGFASQGSVLPARESRGLPVVSVNVAEVDVEFLRVRDKELPRFFAQYQRGGRRGSWELGSDYSDKTPLERLAEPVYVNRFVLGGKTNERVLTYLPLQDIKELQQPGLYFAVMKRAGEFQDRYETAFFTVSDLGLHARAYKDKLFVHVASLHKGSAVGGVELKVLDDKGETVMKGETDGNGNVMLGYKLDAAHVLVASHGKDVSMLPFNQPALDLSEFAVSGREQAWFDVFAWSGRDLYRPGETVRVSALLRDQDGQPVATKGKPLQPLFLRYVQPDGKTFLETRLQPDPQGYVRHAQVIPVDAATGRWRIEFRTDPGSKEAVQGMTLRVEEFLPERLKLDLQAQPVLKPGEPVHLAVEGAYLYGAPAAGNRFTAKLAVAVEQHPLEQMPGYFFGDPTLTLPKEAKDVVDAKLDANGRLQQDIALPAEAKPVSTIAAIVTGSVFESGGRSVNRSVKRVLWPADAIVGVRPLFDDKEGSDSNANAGFELARVGSDGKPRAGKGLRVTLVREHRDYHWNYQDDGGWDYDFTRRYEDIQTRTLDVGNSPQRIDFPVEWGDYRVDVFDPATKLTTRYPFTAGWSWDDDNRGLDARPDKVKLALDKTAYRAGDTLKVTLTPPHEGRGLLMVESDRMLYVQDVEVKAGSTFEIPVTKDWERHDVYVTALVFRGGSAPSRITPARAVGVAHVTMDRRDRKVAVGLSAPALMQPGRDLPVTVSVPQLAGQEAFVTVSAVDVGILNITRFPVPDAAAHFFAQRRLGVDAYDVYGRVIESFEGGIAKLRFGGDMALAALPQARRPTARVQTVDLFAGPVKLDARGNARINLAVPDFNGTLRVSALVYSGNRYGSRDRETIVRAPILAEASLPRVLAPGDRSNVTLDVQNFTGRAGDFKVEVNGEGPLSLADGVRTASLGTEAKTTYTFPLQAREGYSTAQVRVRVQGNGYKVDRRYDVPVRPAWPSVLRARTRVLDAAGAVPLPADLAEGLMPDSVNARLSISALPPIPFASALKGALEYPYGCAEQTTSKGFAALELDDATARMLGVTGLDAKLRRTRMEGAFGRLAAMQIGSGHFSMWGSGDYVNPLITPYVVEFLLDAREAGFAVPDTVLQKALKVLNEDLLSGGQAFFGYDRREHLKFAYQAHAGYVLARVNRAPLGTLRALYDNDRKQSLTGLPLVHLGLALALQGDKARGGKAIAEGFARDPVDRPEYLGDYGSRVRDDALMIALVHEHDLATPAYDARAVDLGRELDARRNSGWMWLSTQEQVALARLGKALMAEKGKQVSGRWRVGEVVTDAPSARIIGRGFDHAALLRGVSFLAKGEPPLFASFEVAGVPRRAPEPDESLIKVTRKYFATDGTEWQGGVLEEGEALIVQVAITPSRDMPDALLTDLLPAGLEIENFNLGDGKQWAGVVIDGIEIADRDEAAEVRHEEFRDDRYVAALKLDTGNTARVFYLLRAVTPGTYTVPPPLVEDMYRPQLRGVGKSLPATVTVKQPGGG from the coding sequence ATGCGAAGCCTGGTCGCCGCCGTCATGGCGGTGACATTGCTATGTGCCGGCTGCAAGCGCGATGCCGATGGACAGTTGCCTGCAGTCAGCGGCGAGGCGGTGCAGGGCAAGCGCGAAGCGGTACAAGGGTTCGCGCTGGTCGCGGCCTACCCCGACCAGAAGGCCGATGAGCAGATGGCGATCGCGCTGGAGTTCAGCCGACCGCTGGTGGGCAGCCAGGACTTCGACGAACTGATTTCCGTCACCGATGCCAAGGGCGCGGTGATCAAGGGCAGCTGGGTACTGTCTGACGATGCCAAGGTGCTGCGTTTCCCGCACGTCGACGCCAGCCGTGACTATGTAATTGCAATCAAGGGGGGGCTGACCGCGGCCGCCGGTGATCGTCTCGGACAGCCGCTGCGCAAGCAGGTGCACACCGGACCGCTGGATCCGGTGGTCGGATTCGCTTCGCAGGGAAGCGTACTGCCGGCTCGCGAAAGCCGCGGCCTGCCGGTGGTATCGGTGAATGTCGCCGAGGTCGATGTCGAGTTCCTGCGCGTGCGCGACAAGGAGTTGCCGCGGTTCTTCGCCCAGTACCAGCGCGGCGGCCGTCGCGGCAGCTGGGAGCTGGGCAGCGACTACAGCGACAAGACCCCGCTGGAGCGTCTTGCCGAACCGGTCTACGTGAATCGCTTCGTGCTCGGCGGGAAGACCAACGAACGCGTGCTGACCTACCTGCCGTTGCAGGACATCAAGGAGCTGCAGCAGCCCGGCCTGTACTTCGCCGTGATGAAGCGCGCGGGCGAGTTCCAGGATCGCTACGAGACCGCGTTCTTCACCGTCAGCGACCTTGGCCTGCACGCACGCGCCTACAAGGACAAGCTGTTCGTCCACGTCGCTTCGCTGCACAAGGGATCGGCCGTCGGCGGCGTCGAGCTGAAGGTGCTCGACGACAAGGGCGAGACGGTGATGAAGGGCGAGACCGACGGCAACGGCAACGTGATGCTGGGTTACAAGCTCGACGCCGCGCATGTGCTGGTGGCATCGCACGGCAAGGACGTGTCGATGCTGCCGTTCAACCAGCCGGCACTGGACCTGTCGGAGTTCGCGGTCAGTGGTCGCGAGCAGGCCTGGTTCGACGTGTTCGCATGGTCCGGACGCGACCTCTACCGTCCCGGCGAAACCGTGCGTGTGTCGGCACTGCTGCGCGACCAGGACGGACAGCCGGTCGCGACCAAGGGCAAGCCGTTGCAGCCGCTGTTCCTGCGTTACGTGCAGCCCGACGGCAAGACCTTCCTGGAAACCCGCCTGCAACCGGATCCACAGGGTTACGTGCGGCACGCGCAGGTGATTCCGGTGGACGCTGCAACCGGTCGCTGGCGCATCGAGTTCCGCACCGATCCGGGCAGCAAGGAGGCGGTGCAGGGCATGACGTTGCGGGTCGAGGAATTCCTGCCCGAACGGCTCAAGCTCGACCTGCAGGCACAGCCGGTGCTCAAACCCGGAGAACCGGTGCACCTGGCGGTGGAAGGCGCCTATCTCTATGGCGCGCCCGCCGCAGGCAACCGTTTCACCGCCAAGCTCGCGGTGGCGGTCGAACAGCACCCGCTGGAGCAGATGCCGGGCTACTTCTTCGGTGACCCGACGCTGACGCTGCCGAAGGAAGCCAAGGACGTCGTCGATGCGAAGCTCGATGCCAATGGTCGGCTGCAACAGGACATCGCCTTGCCGGCCGAGGCCAAGCCGGTCAGCACGATCGCCGCGATCGTGACCGGCAGCGTGTTCGAGAGCGGCGGCCGCAGCGTCAACCGCAGCGTCAAGCGCGTGCTGTGGCCGGCCGACGCGATCGTCGGCGTGCGTCCGCTGTTCGACGACAAGGAAGGCAGTGATTCCAACGCCAATGCCGGCTTCGAGCTGGCCCGCGTCGGCAGCGACGGCAAGCCGCGAGCGGGCAAGGGCCTGCGCGTGACGCTGGTCCGCGAGCATCGCGATTACCACTGGAACTACCAGGACGATGGCGGCTGGGACTACGACTTCACCCGCCGCTACGAGGACATCCAGACACGCACGCTCGACGTCGGCAACTCGCCGCAGCGGATCGACTTCCCGGTCGAGTGGGGCGACTACCGCGTTGACGTGTTCGATCCTGCGACGAAGCTGACCACCCGCTATCCGTTCACCGCCGGCTGGAGCTGGGACGACGACAATCGCGGCCTCGACGCGCGCCCCGACAAGGTCAAGCTCGCGCTCGACAAGACTGCCTACCGCGCCGGCGATACGCTCAAGGTGACGCTGACGCCACCGCACGAGGGCAGGGGCCTGCTGATGGTCGAGAGCGACCGCATGCTCTACGTGCAGGACGTCGAAGTGAAGGCCGGCAGCACGTTCGAGATCCCGGTGACCAAGGATTGGGAACGCCATGACGTGTATGTCACCGCGCTGGTGTTCCGTGGTGGCAGCGCACCGAGCAGGATCACGCCCGCGCGCGCCGTTGGCGTCGCCCACGTGACCATGGACCGGCGCGACCGCAAGGTCGCCGTTGGCCTGTCTGCGCCGGCGCTGATGCAGCCCGGGCGCGACCTGCCGGTGACGGTGAGCGTGCCGCAGCTGGCGGGCCAGGAGGCGTTCGTGACGGTGTCGGCGGTCGATGTCGGCATCCTCAACATCACCCGCTTCCCGGTGCCCGATGCTGCCGCGCATTTCTTCGCCCAGCGTCGACTGGGTGTCGATGCGTATGACGTCTACGGCCGCGTGATCGAAAGCTTCGAGGGCGGTATCGCCAAGCTGCGCTTCGGCGGCGACATGGCATTGGCGGCATTGCCGCAGGCACGACGTCCGACTGCGCGCGTGCAGACGGTCGACCTGTTCGCCGGCCCGGTGAAGCTCGATGCGCGCGGCAATGCACGCATCAACCTGGCCGTTCCCGACTTCAACGGCACGCTGCGCGTGTCGGCGCTGGTGTACTCGGGCAACCGCTACGGCAGCCGCGATCGCGAGACCATCGTGCGTGCACCGATCCTCGCCGAAGCGAGCCTGCCGCGCGTGCTCGCACCCGGCGACCGTAGCAATGTCACTCTCGACGTGCAGAACTTCACCGGCCGCGCCGGAGACTTCAAGGTCGAAGTGAACGGTGAAGGGCCGCTGTCGCTGGCCGATGGCGTGCGCACCGCCAGCCTCGGCACGGAGGCGAAGACCACCTACACCTTCCCGTTGCAGGCCAGGGAGGGATACAGCACCGCCCAGGTACGCGTGCGCGTGCAGGGCAATGGTTACAAGGTCGATCGCCGCTACGACGTGCCGGTGCGACCGGCGTGGCCGTCGGTGCTGCGTGCCCGTACCCGTGTCCTCGATGCCGCGGGAGCGGTGCCATTGCCGGCGGATCTGGCCGAGGGCCTGATGCCCGACTCGGTCAACGCGCGACTGTCGATCAGCGCGTTGCCGCCGATCCCGTTTGCGAGTGCCTTGAAAGGCGCGCTGGAGTATCCCTACGGCTGCGCCGAGCAGACCACCAGCAAGGGATTCGCCGCGCTGGAACTGGACGATGCGACCGCGCGCATGCTCGGCGTCACCGGACTGGATGCGAAGCTGCGTCGCACCCGCATGGAAGGCGCGTTCGGACGCCTGGCGGCGATGCAGATCGGATCCGGCCACTTCTCGATGTGGGGCAGTGGCGACTACGTCAATCCGCTGATCACCCCTTACGTCGTCGAGTTCCTGCTGGACGCGCGCGAAGCCGGTTTTGCGGTGCCCGACACGGTGTTGCAGAAGGCGCTGAAGGTCCTCAACGAGGATTTGCTGTCCGGTGGCCAGGCGTTCTTCGGCTACGACCGGCGCGAGCACCTGAAGTTCGCCTATCAGGCCCATGCCGGCTACGTGCTGGCGCGGGTGAATCGTGCACCGCTGGGCACGCTGCGCGCGCTCTACGACAACGATCGCAAGCAGAGCCTGACCGGATTGCCGCTGGTGCACCTGGGCCTGGCCCTGGCGCTGCAGGGCGACAAGGCACGCGGCGGCAAGGCGATCGCGGAAGGCTTTGCGCGCGATCCAGTCGATCGGCCGGAGTACCTTGGCGACTACGGAAGTCGCGTGCGAGACGATGCGCTGATGATCGCGCTCGTCCACGAGCACGATCTGGCAACCCCGGCGTACGACGCGCGGGCGGTGGATCTGGGCCGGGAACTCGACGCACGCCGCAACAGCGGCTGGATGTGGCTGAGCACGCAGGAGCAGGTGGCGCTGGCGCGGCTGGGCAAGGCGCTGATGGCCGAGAAGGGCAAGCAGGTTTCCGGCCGGTGGAGGGTGGGCGAGGTGGTGACCGATGCGCCTTCTGCCCGCATCATCGGCCGCGGTTTCGACCATGCGGCGTTGCTGCGCGGCGTGTCGTTCCTTGCCAAGGGAGAACCACCGCTGTTTGCCAGCTTCGAAGTGGCCGGCGTTCCGCGCCGCGCACCGGAACCGGACGAGTCGCTGATCAAGGTGACGCGCAAGTACTTCGCCACCGACGGCACGGAGTGGCAGGGTGGCGTGCTGGAGGAGGGCGAGGCGCTGATCGTGCAGGTCGCCATCACCCCCAGTCGTGACATGCCTGACGCTCTGCTGACCGACCTGCTGCCGGCCGGCCTGGAGATCGAGAACTTCAACCTCGGCGACGGCAAGCAGTGGGCCGGCGTGGTCATCGACGGCATCGAGATCGCCGATCGCGACGAAGCGGCGGAAGTGCGCCACGAGGAGTTCCGCGACGATCGCTACGTGGCGGCACTCAAGCTCGATACCGGCAACACCGCGCGCGTGTTCTACCTGCTGCGGGCGGTGACGCCGGGCACCTACACCGTGCCGCCGCCGCTGGTGGAGGACATGTACCGGCCGCAGTTGCGTGGCGTCGGCAAGTCGCTCCCGGCTACGGTAACGGTGAAGCAGCCGGGAGGCGGATGA
- a CDS encoding glycosyltransferase family 9 protein, with amino-acid sequence MPTTHTAAPDVGWMADDVSALLAASGVEAGYIALIPGSSARHPQKRWPHYAELARRLVAAGRQVVVAPGPDELDLARTLPCQVLLGPSGFLDWFALAGVLANAAFVVGNDTGPTHLAACLGTPGLALFGSHTSVQRTGIRVRSFDAIEVEDLQRLSADEVMARVPPHP; translated from the coding sequence GTGCCCACGACGCATACGGCAGCGCCTGACGTGGGCTGGATGGCCGACGATGTGTCCGCCCTGCTCGCTGCGTCCGGCGTCGAAGCAGGCTACATCGCGCTGATTCCCGGAAGTTCGGCCCGCCACCCGCAGAAGCGCTGGCCCCACTACGCGGAGCTTGCCCGGCGCCTGGTCGCGGCTGGCCGGCAAGTCGTGGTCGCGCCCGGTCCGGACGAGCTGGACCTTGCCCGCACGTTGCCCTGCCAGGTGCTGCTCGGGCCGTCGGGCTTCCTGGACTGGTTCGCCCTCGCCGGCGTGCTGGCCAACGCCGCCTTCGTCGTCGGGAACGACACCGGCCCCACCCACCTTGCCGCTTGCCTGGGGACACCAGGCCTGGCGCTGTTCGGGTCCCACACCAGTGTGCAACGCACAGGAATCCGCGTGCGCTCCTTCGACGCGATCGAAGTGGAGGACCTGCAGCGGCTGTCGGCCGATGAAGTGATGGCGCGCGTTCCGCCGCACCCGTAA
- the gyrA gene encoding DNA gyrase subunit A has product MAELAKEIIPVNLEDEMRRSYLDYAMSVIVGRALPDARDGLKPVHRRVLYAMNELGAHSNKPYYKSARIVGDVIGKYHPHGDTAVYDTLVRMAQPFSLRYMLVDGQGNFGSIDGDNAAAMRYTEARMSRIAHELMADIDKETVDFQPNYDEKELEPTVMPTRVPNLLVNGSAGIAVGMATNIPPHNLSEVIDATIALIDDPTIDVDGLIQYIPGPDFPTAGIINGTAGIVNAYRTGRGRVRMRARAEVEVADNGREAIVVTEIPYQVNKARLIEKIAELVKEKKLEGISELRDESDKDGMRIFIEVKRGESAEVVLNNLYQQTQMESVFGINMVAIVDGRPKLLNLKDLLEVFVRHRREVVTRRTIFELRKARQRAHILEGLTVALANIDEMIELIKTSANPNEARDRMLARKWEAGLVGALLSAAGSDASRPEDLPAGVGLVDGFYQLTETQAQQILEMRLHRLTGLEQDKLTEEYKLLLETIRGLIEILEDPNVLLEVIRTELRNVKEEFGDARRSEIRASEEDLDILDLIAPEDVVVTLSHSGYAKRQPVSTYRAQKRGGKGRNAAATKDEDFIDHLWLVNTHDTLLTFTSAGRVFWLPVHQLPDAGPNARGRPIINWIPLEAGEQVQAVLPVREYVEDQFVFFATRNGTVKKTPLTEFAFRLQRGKIAINLDDGDALVDVSLTDGTRDIMLFASNGKAVRFAEDAVRSMGRTATGVRGIRLAEGEEGEDGAENTSGAHVVSLIVVEGDGDILTASERGYGKRTSLEEYPRKGRGTQGVIALKTTERNGMLVGAVQLSDHHDVLLISDGGTLVRTRAAEISQVGRNTQGVTLMRLAADESLQTIERVDASLDEDEEGGEAVIEPGAGDGAVETTPIAG; this is encoded by the coding sequence ATGGCCGAACTCGCCAAGGAAATCATCCCGGTCAATCTCGAAGACGAGATGCGCCGCAGCTACCTCGATTACGCCATGAGCGTCATCGTCGGGCGCGCGCTCCCGGACGCGCGCGACGGACTCAAGCCCGTCCACCGCCGCGTGCTCTACGCGATGAACGAGCTCGGTGCCCACAGCAACAAGCCGTACTACAAGTCGGCGCGTATCGTCGGTGACGTCATCGGTAAGTACCACCCGCATGGCGACACCGCGGTGTACGACACGCTGGTGCGCATGGCCCAGCCGTTCTCGCTGCGCTACATGCTGGTCGACGGCCAGGGTAACTTCGGCTCGATCGACGGCGACAACGCCGCGGCGATGCGATACACCGAAGCACGCATGTCGCGCATCGCCCACGAGCTGATGGCCGACATCGACAAGGAAACCGTCGACTTCCAGCCCAACTACGACGAGAAGGAACTCGAGCCCACGGTCATGCCGACCCGTGTGCCGAACCTGCTGGTCAACGGTTCCGCCGGCATCGCCGTCGGCATGGCGACCAACATCCCGCCGCACAACCTGTCGGAAGTGATCGACGCCACGATCGCCCTGATCGACGACCCGACCATCGACGTCGACGGCCTGATCCAGTACATCCCGGGCCCGGACTTCCCGACCGCGGGCATCATCAACGGCACCGCCGGCATCGTGAACGCCTACCGCACCGGCCGTGGCCGCGTGCGCATGCGCGCGCGCGCCGAGGTCGAAGTGGCCGACAACGGCCGCGAAGCGATCGTCGTCACCGAGATCCCGTACCAGGTCAACAAGGCGCGGCTGATCGAGAAGATCGCCGAGCTGGTCAAGGAAAAGAAGCTCGAAGGCATCAGCGAGCTGCGCGATGAGTCCGACAAGGACGGCATGCGCATCTTCATCGAGGTCAAGCGCGGCGAGTCGGCCGAAGTGGTGCTCAACAACCTCTATCAGCAGACGCAGATGGAGTCGGTGTTCGGCATCAACATGGTCGCCATCGTCGATGGCCGCCCGAAGCTGCTGAACCTGAAGGACCTGCTGGAAGTGTTCGTGCGCCACCGCCGCGAGGTGGTGACCCGTCGCACGATCTTCGAGCTGCGCAAGGCACGCCAGCGCGCCCACATCCTCGAAGGCCTGACGGTTGCGCTGGCCAACATCGACGAGATGATCGAGCTGATCAAGACGTCGGCCAACCCGAACGAAGCGCGCGACCGCATGCTCGCCCGCAAGTGGGAAGCCGGCCTGGTCGGCGCGCTGCTGTCGGCGGCCGGTTCCGACGCATCGCGTCCGGAAGACCTGCCGGCCGGCGTCGGCCTGGTCGATGGCTTCTACCAGCTCACCGAGACCCAGGCCCAGCAGATCCTCGAGATGCGCCTGCACCGCCTGACCGGGCTGGAGCAGGACAAGCTGACCGAGGAGTACAAGCTGCTGCTGGAAACCATCCGCGGCCTGATCGAGATCCTCGAGGATCCGAACGTGCTGCTGGAAGTGATCCGCACCGAGCTGCGCAACGTCAAGGAAGAGTTCGGCGACGCGCGCCGCAGCGAGATCCGTGCCAGCGAGGAAGACCTCGACATCCTCGACCTGATCGCACCGGAAGACGTGGTGGTGACCCTGTCGCACTCGGGTTACGCCAAGCGCCAGCCGGTCAGCACCTACCGCGCGCAGAAGCGCGGCGGCAAGGGCCGCAACGCGGCGGCAACCAAGGACGAGGATTTCATCGACCACCTGTGGCTGGTCAACACGCATGACACGCTGCTGACCTTCACCAGCGCCGGTCGCGTGTTCTGGCTGCCGGTGCACCAGCTGCCCGATGCCGGTCCGAATGCGCGCGGCCGCCCGATCATCAACTGGATCCCGCTGGAAGCCGGCGAGCAGGTCCAGGCCGTGCTGCCGGTGCGCGAGTACGTCGAAGACCAGTTCGTCTTCTTCGCCACGCGCAACGGCACGGTCAAGAAGACCCCGCTCACCGAGTTCGCCTTCCGCCTGCAGCGCGGCAAGATCGCGATCAACCTCGACGACGGCGATGCCCTGGTCGATGTCTCGCTGACCGACGGTACGCGGGACATCATGCTGTTCGCCAGCAACGGCAAGGCCGTGCGCTTCGCCGAGGACGCGGTGCGCTCGATGGGCCGCACCGCCACCGGCGTGCGCGGCATCCGCCTGGCCGAGGGCGAGGAGGGCGAAGACGGCGCCGAGAACACCAGCGGCGCGCACGTGGTCAGCCTGATCGTGGTCGAAGGCGACGGCGACATCCTCACCGCCAGCGAGCGCGGCTACGGCAAGCGCACCTCGCTGGAGGAGTACCCGCGCAAGGGTCGCGGCACGCAGGGTGTGATCGCGCTCAAGACCACCGAGCGCAACGGCATGCTGGTTGGTGCGGTGCAGCTGTCCGATCACCACGATGTGCTGTTGATCTCCGATGGCGGCACACTGGTGCGTACGCGCGCGGCGGAGATCTCGCAGGTCGGGCGCAACACGCAGGGCGTGACCCTGATGCGCCTGGCCGCCGACGAAAGCCTGCAGACCATCGAGCGCGTCGATGCCTCGCTGGACGAGGACGAGGAAGGCGGCGAAGCGGTGATCGAGCCGGGTGCCGGCGACGGTGCCGTCGAGACCACCCCGATTGCGGGTTGA
- the mtnA gene encoding S-methyl-5-thioribose-1-phosphate isomerase, producing the protein MNTTIDFDRYDRIRPIRWTGQALELLDQRKLPFVVKYVTCNDSAAVAEAIHALTVRGAPAIGIAAAWGVVLAAREVDAANGAEAAGKLEPAMQHLNAARPTAVNLAWALARMRRTLAAAGADWREVLEREAHAIADEDLAANRRMGALGAALIEPGSGVLTHCNTGSLATAGFGTALGVIRAGVAEGRIDKVFAGETRPWLQGARLTVWELQQDGIAPTLIADSAASHLMKTGDVQWVVVGADRICANGDTANKIGTYQLAIAARHHGLKFMVVAPSSTVDMETPSGDAIHIEERDPGELFGVGGVRTAAEDVGAWNPVFDVTPHELIDAIVTERGVIERPDAAAMKAAFG; encoded by the coding sequence ATGAACACCACCATCGATTTCGACCGTTACGACCGCATCCGCCCGATCCGCTGGACCGGGCAGGCCCTGGAACTGCTCGACCAGCGCAAGCTGCCGTTCGTGGTCAAGTACGTGACCTGCAACGACAGCGCCGCCGTGGCCGAAGCCATCCACGCACTCACGGTTCGCGGCGCTCCGGCCATCGGCATCGCCGCCGCCTGGGGCGTGGTGCTGGCCGCGCGCGAAGTCGACGCCGCCAATGGCGCCGAGGCCGCAGGCAAGCTCGAGCCTGCCATGCAGCATCTCAACGCGGCACGGCCGACTGCGGTCAACTTGGCCTGGGCACTGGCGCGCATGCGCCGCACGCTTGCCGCCGCCGGCGCCGACTGGCGCGAAGTGCTCGAGCGCGAAGCGCACGCGATCGCCGACGAAGACCTCGCCGCGAACCGCCGCATGGGCGCGCTGGGCGCTGCCCTGATCGAGCCGGGCAGCGGCGTGCTGACCCACTGCAACACCGGTTCGCTCGCCACCGCAGGCTTCGGCACCGCACTGGGCGTGATCCGCGCCGGCGTGGCCGAGGGCCGCATCGACAAGGTGTTCGCCGGCGAAACCCGGCCGTGGTTGCAGGGCGCGCGCTTGACGGTGTGGGAGCTGCAGCAGGACGGCATCGCCCCGACCCTGATCGCCGACTCCGCTGCATCGCACCTGATGAAGACCGGCGACGTGCAGTGGGTCGTGGTCGGCGCCGACCGCATCTGCGCCAACGGTGACACGGCCAACAAGATCGGCACCTACCAGCTGGCGATCGCGGCTCGTCACCACGGCCTGAAGTTCATGGTCGTGGCCCCGTCCTCGACGGTCGACATGGAGACCCCGTCCGGTGACGCGATCCACATCGAAGAGCGTGACCCGGGCGAGCTGTTCGGCGTCGGCGGAGTGCGCACCGCGGCCGAGGATGTGGGCGCCTGGAACCCGGTTTTCGACGTCACCCCGCACGAACTGATCGACGCGATCGTGACCGAGCGTGGCGTGATCGAGCGCCCCGACGCCGCGGCCATGAAGGCCGCCTTCGGCTGA
- a CDS encoding glycosyltransferase family 9 protein, whose protein sequence is MLHEHMPSLASDPGAGMPVPGNGPRRSVLVIRQGAFGDLVQADGVLRDIRAYHPDAHITLLVAPQFRRLMARCPHVDALIVDPRAPWLRIDHNLELVRELRGRRFDRVYDLQGSQRTRLYRRLLSPGLPWHGRDNPGFQRGAGPDRLCPPARSGRRAHDAYGSA, encoded by the coding sequence ATGTTGCACGAACACATGCCCTCCTTGGCCAGCGATCCGGGCGCCGGCATGCCCGTCCCCGGTAACGGCCCACGCCGGTCCGTCCTGGTGATCCGCCAGGGCGCGTTCGGCGACCTGGTCCAGGCCGACGGCGTGCTGCGCGACATCCGCGCGTACCACCCGGATGCACACATCACCCTGCTGGTCGCGCCGCAGTTCCGCCGGTTGATGGCCCGGTGCCCGCACGTGGACGCGCTGATCGTCGACCCGCGCGCGCCGTGGCTTCGCATCGACCACAACCTGGAGCTGGTGCGGGAATTGCGCGGACGCCGCTTCGACCGGGTCTACGACCTCCAGGGCAGCCAGCGTACGCGCCTGTACCGGCGCCTGCTCAGCCCCGGCCTGCCCTGGCACGGCAGGGACAACCCTGGGTTCCAGCGCGGTGCCGGACCGGATCGCCTATGCCCGCCTGCTCGAAGCGGCCGGCGTGCCCACGACGCATACGGCAGCGCCTGA